Proteins from a genomic interval of Nostoc sp. TCL240-02:
- a CDS encoding Uma2 family endonuclease: MVLQVNPIQKEPIVTWEALPADFILPDDPVENIQQPAIAAALTDALGSTGRIQPQMLIGSNFGLVATVNKKIVVKAPDWFYVPQVQSVGTNVVRRSYTPNLEGAAVAVVMEFLSDTEGGELSVRSTPPYGKLYYYEKILQVPTYVTYDPYEPSIELRCLQNGQYTLQQADANGRYWIPELELFLGIWQGERLCQTMNWLRWWDTEGNMLLWSSEQAQQERQRAEQERQRAEQERQRAEQERQRAEQERQRAEQERQRADILAAKLHELGIDPDA; this comes from the coding sequence TACAAGTTAACCCCATCCAAAAAGAACCAATTGTTACTTGGGAAGCACTTCCAGCCGACTTCATTTTACCTGACGATCCAGTGGAAAATATTCAACAACCTGCGATCGCTGCTGCGCTTACCGATGCTTTGGGAAGCACAGGACGCATCCAACCTCAAATGCTGATTGGCTCTAATTTTGGACTTGTAGCCACAGTCAACAAAAAAATTGTTGTCAAAGCTCCAGACTGGTTTTATGTCCCTCAAGTCCAGTCTGTAGGAACAAATGTAGTTCGTCGCAGCTACACCCCGAATTTAGAAGGTGCTGCTGTGGCCGTAGTGATGGAATTTCTCTCAGATACAGAAGGTGGAGAACTATCAGTCCGTTCAACTCCACCCTACGGTAAACTCTATTATTACGAAAAGATTCTCCAAGTTCCAACATACGTAACCTACGATCCCTACGAACCAAGCATAGAACTACGCTGCTTGCAAAATGGACAATATACTTTGCAGCAAGCAGACGCTAATGGACGCTACTGGATTCCTGAGTTAGAGTTATTTCTCGGAATTTGGCAAGGTGAAAGATTATGCCAAACCATGAATTGGCTGCGCTGGTGGGATACAGAAGGAAATATGCTGTTGTGGAGCAGCGAACAAGCCCAACAGGAACGCCAACGTGCTGAACAAGAACGCCAACGCGCTGAACAGGAACGCCAACGTGCTGAACAAGAACGCCAACGCGCTGAACAGGAACGACAACGCGCTGAACAGGAACGCCAACGTGCTGATATATTAGCAGCTAAGTTACATGAGCTAGGTATTGACCCTGATGCGTAG